In one window of Eleutherodactylus coqui strain aEleCoq1 unplaced genomic scaffold, aEleCoq1.hap1 HAP1_SCAFFOLD_28, whole genome shotgun sequence DNA:
- the LOC136591278 gene encoding syndecan-2-like → MRNMWILLSFALLALVSGETMVATTSDKDLYIDNTSVEESSGIYPIDDDDYSSGSGSGDQDIDDPDLAVQLMTVKALPENPPTSDAPVVESTTPKMQTSIVANPEDSEEASDTKLLERNPSSEVDVYTEKQSENLFHRTEVLAAVIAGGGIGFLFAVFLILLLVYRMRKKDEGSYDLGERKPSSAVYQKAPTKEFYA, encoded by the exons ATGGTGGCCACAACATCAGACAAAGACTTATATATCGACAACACTTCAGTTGAAGAATCCTCCGGAATATATCCTATTGATGATGATGACTACTCATCTGGTTCAGGATCAG GCGATCAAGACATTGACGACCCAGATCTTGCAGTACAACTTATGACCGTTAAAGCTCTTCCAGAAAATCCACCAACCAGTGATGCTCCAGTAGTGGAAAGTACTACACCAAAGATGCAGACAAGCATAGTCGCAAACCCAGAG GATTCTGAGGAAGCCAGTGATACAAAACTCTTAGAACGTAATCCCAGCAGTGAGGTAGATGTGTACACAGAGAAGCAGTCAGAGAACCTATTCCACAGAACAGAAGTACTTGCAG CGGTCATTGCTGGTGGCGGCATCGGCTTCCTTTTTGCAGTCTTCTTAATTTTGCTGCTGGTTTACCGTATGAGAAAGAAGGATGAGGGCAGCTACGACCTCGGAGAACGAAAACCATCCAGCGCTGTCTACCAAAAGGCACCAACTAAAGAGTTTTATGCATAA